Proteins encoded by one window of Ulvibacter sp. MAR_2010_11:
- a CDS encoding TIGR02757 family protein — MNAQELKDFLDEKSNQYNHPRFIETDPIQIPHLFSKKEDIEIAAFLVATIAWGNRKSIIKNGTKLAAIMGNSPYDYVLNFSEKESHNLVSFVHRTFNETDLYYFLKALQNIYRNHGGLESIFSKHAEGTTLQPAIHHFRKVFFSLPHETRTLKHISDPFKNSAAKRLNMFLRWMVRKDAAGVDFGIWESLSPSQLSCPLDVHSGNVARKLALLHRKQNDGKALLELDTSLRNLNPDDPVKYDFALFGLGVFEGF, encoded by the coding sequence ATGAATGCGCAGGAACTGAAAGATTTTCTAGACGAAAAATCAAACCAGTACAATCACCCTAGATTTATTGAAACGGATCCTATACAAATTCCACATCTTTTTTCGAAAAAGGAAGACATTGAAATCGCTGCGTTTTTAGTTGCGACTATTGCCTGGGGAAATCGTAAAAGTATTATTAAAAACGGAACTAAATTGGCAGCTATTATGGGGAATTCACCTTATGATTATGTCCTTAATTTTTCAGAAAAAGAGTCGCACAATCTTGTGAGTTTTGTACATCGTACCTTCAATGAAACAGATTTATATTATTTTCTGAAAGCCCTTCAGAATATATATAGAAACCACGGCGGACTCGAATCAATCTTTTCAAAACACGCAGAAGGCACAACACTTCAGCCGGCGATTCACCATTTCAGAAAAGTATTTTTTAGTCTGCCTCATGAAACAAGAACTCTAAAACATATAAGTGATCCTTTTAAAAATTCGGCAGCCAAACGCCTCAATATGTTCTTACGATGGATGGTACGCAAGGATGCTGCGGGTGTCGATTTCGGAATTTGGGAATCGCTCTCCCCTTCCCAACTTTCCTGCCCGCTGGATGTTCATAGCGGGAATGTAGCCCGAAAATTAGCACTGCTACATAGAAAACAGAATGATGGAAAGGCATTATTGGAGTTAGACACTTCACTTCGAAATTTAAATCCGGATGATCCTGTAAAATACGATTTTGCACTTTTTGGACTAGGTGTCTTTGAAGGATTTTGA
- a CDS encoding ABC transporter ATP-binding protein, whose amino-acid sequence MIIARNIHKHYDTLHVLKGVDLQIAKSEIVSIVGASGAGKTTLLQIMGTLDSFEDEIGSLHINNTDIATLNQRQLAKFRNENLGFIFQFHQLLPEFTALENVCIPAFIKNTSKSEAEKRAKELLQFLGLSHRETHKPNELSGGEQQRVAVARALVNNPAIILADEPSGNLDTESAENLHNLFFKLRDEFGQTFVIVTHNEELAEMADRKLVMQDGKIIS is encoded by the coding sequence ATGATTATAGCCCGAAACATTCATAAACATTACGATACCTTACACGTTTTAAAAGGCGTGGACCTGCAAATTGCAAAGAGTGAGATAGTTTCCATTGTAGGAGCTTCGGGTGCGGGAAAGACCACCTTGCTGCAAATTATGGGCACCTTGGATTCTTTTGAAGATGAAATAGGATCCCTTCACATCAATAACACAGATATTGCGACGCTCAATCAACGGCAATTGGCAAAATTCAGAAACGAAAATCTTGGATTTATTTTTCAGTTTCATCAATTACTGCCCGAATTCACAGCACTTGAAAATGTTTGCATTCCAGCCTTTATTAAAAATACCTCTAAGTCTGAAGCGGAAAAACGCGCAAAAGAATTACTTCAATTTCTCGGGTTGTCGCATAGAGAAACACACAAGCCAAACGAATTATCCGGTGGAGAGCAACAACGGGTTGCAGTTGCACGAGCGCTGGTAAACAATCCTGCTATTATTCTAGCCGACGAACCGAGCGGTAACTTAGATACCGAAAGTGCCGAAAACCTGCATAATTTGTTTTTTAAACTGCGCGACGAATTTGGACAAACCTTTGTGATTGTTACCCATAACGAGGAATTAGCTGAAATGGCCGATCGTAAACTCGTGATGCAAGACGGAAAAATTATATCGTAA
- a CDS encoding DUF5916 domain-containing protein, producing the protein MKYLFIIFTLIAAFTASAQEKKSLQINRTSDAPKIDGILDDAAWQNADEAKDFTQFRPEMGVVEAPHQKTIVKMVYDDNAIYISAYLYDNPDKIMRQLTSRDNFGQSDFFGVILNPNNDAQNDTEFFVFTSGTQADAIATPSNGEDFGWNAVWDSAVEIVSDGWIVEMKIPYSTLRFSNEKIQTWGLQFHRRFRTDNSQYSWNPIDRTKGNIGLYHGLLQGIENIEPPTRLSFYPFASAVVKSFDGETIDDYNAGMDVKYGITENFTLDATLVPDFSQTGFDDVRLNLGPFEQTFSEQRQFFTEGVDLFTKGNLFYSRRIGGRPSSFPNVAEDEEVTEYPNKVSMLNAVKVSGRTKNGLGIGFFNAITEKTYASIKNLTTGETRKEVVEPLANYNIFVLDQQFNKNSSISLINTSVIRDGHFRDANVTAAVFDITDKANKWNVDGTLKVSSLNLPIENRSGFSSSLEIEKVSGSYRYGVENTIADREYNINDLGISFRNNYNNFRAFGSYRIFEPTETFNNLSIYTWAEYNMLFDPGIYTGNSLGFDIYAQNKKLWEYGFNANVQPGKQHDYYEPRAEGRFFTYKNPFNVSTWVNTNYAKKFAFFAHTGFVTLFDSERDLFEYWVGFEPRMRFNEKFTLGYNFNYQDGSGSRGFVSTVNDDIVFGQRAQTTIVNSISGNYNFNSFHALSLTFRNYWATVTYDNTLYTLQENGTVSTEDNYTLADVNNPNVNFNTWNLDFGYSWQFAPGSQLTALYRNSLFNSNSESSATYFESLESLFKQPIEHVFSLRMVYYIDYNNIKNIFKKNS; encoded by the coding sequence ATGAAATATCTTTTTATCATTTTTACCTTAATAGCAGCTTTTACAGCGTCCGCACAGGAAAAAAAATCCCTTCAAATAAATAGAACTTCAGATGCTCCAAAAATAGATGGAATCTTAGATGATGCAGCATGGCAAAATGCAGATGAAGCCAAAGATTTTACACAATTCAGGCCCGAAATGGGTGTTGTGGAAGCTCCTCATCAAAAAACCATTGTAAAGATGGTGTACGATGACAATGCCATTTATATAAGTGCTTATTTATACGACAACCCCGATAAAATTATGCGACAATTAACCAGTCGTGATAATTTTGGGCAATCCGATTTTTTTGGAGTTATTCTCAACCCAAATAACGATGCTCAAAACGACACCGAGTTTTTTGTATTTACCTCCGGGACACAGGCTGATGCAATAGCAACGCCAAGTAATGGTGAAGATTTTGGATGGAATGCGGTCTGGGACAGTGCCGTCGAAATTGTATCGGACGGATGGATTGTTGAAATGAAAATCCCCTATTCTACCTTGCGTTTTTCCAATGAAAAAATACAAACCTGGGGCTTGCAATTCCACAGACGCTTTAGAACAGATAACTCTCAATATTCCTGGAATCCCATAGATCGTACCAAAGGAAATATCGGGCTGTACCATGGTTTATTACAGGGTATCGAAAATATAGAACCTCCTACACGCTTAAGTTTCTACCCGTTTGCTTCGGCAGTAGTCAAATCGTTTGACGGCGAAACAATCGACGATTACAATGCAGGGATGGATGTGAAATACGGAATTACCGAAAATTTCACCTTGGATGCAACACTGGTTCCCGATTTTAGTCAGACAGGTTTCGATGATGTCCGCCTTAATTTAGGCCCTTTTGAACAGACTTTTTCTGAACAGCGCCAGTTTTTTACTGAAGGTGTGGATTTGTTCACCAAAGGTAATTTATTCTATTCCAGACGTATTGGAGGTCGCCCTTCGAGTTTTCCGAATGTTGCCGAAGATGAAGAAGTTACAGAATATCCCAACAAGGTTAGCATGCTCAATGCTGTAAAAGTTTCGGGACGTACCAAAAATGGATTAGGAATCGGATTTTTTAATGCCATAACCGAAAAGACGTATGCTTCCATAAAAAACCTCACTACCGGTGAAACCCGAAAAGAAGTGGTTGAGCCTCTGGCGAACTACAATATTTTTGTTTTGGATCAACAATTCAATAAAAACTCTTCTATTAGCCTGATTAATACAAGTGTTATTCGTGATGGGCATTTTAGAGATGCCAACGTAACCGCCGCGGTTTTTGATATCACCGACAAGGCCAATAAATGGAATGTCGATGGAACATTAAAAGTAAGTAGCTTGAATTTACCGATTGAAAATCGATCCGGATTCAGTTCTTCGTTAGAAATTGAAAAAGTAAGCGGAAGTTACAGGTACGGGGTTGAAAATACGATTGCCGACAGAGAATACAACATCAACGATTTGGGAATCTCTTTCAGAAATAATTATAATAATTTTCGTGCTTTTGGATCCTACAGAATCTTCGAACCCACCGAAACTTTTAATAATTTAAGCATTTACACCTGGGCCGAATACAATATGCTTTTCGATCCCGGAATCTACACTGGCAATAGTCTGGGTTTCGATATTTACGCCCAAAACAAAAAACTGTGGGAATATGGATTTAACGCAAACGTGCAACCCGGAAAACAACACGATTACTACGAGCCCAGAGCGGAAGGCAGATTTTTCACATATAAAAATCCATTTAATGTTAGCACCTGGGTGAATACAAATTACGCCAAGAAATTTGCCTTCTTTGCGCATACAGGCTTTGTTACCTTGTTCGATTCGGAACGGGATTTATTTGAATACTGGGTTGGTTTTGAACCCAGAATGCGATTTAACGAAAAGTTTACTTTGGGGTATAATTTTAATTACCAGGACGGAAGTGGAAGTCGGGGTTTCGTAAGTACCGTAAATGATGATATTGTTTTTGGGCAGCGTGCGCAGACTACTATTGTCAATAGTATTTCGGGCAATTATAATTTTAATTCCTTTCACGCCCTATCACTTACGTTTAGAAATTATTGGGCGACGGTGACTTACGACAATACCTTGTACACATTACAAGAAAATGGAACAGTTTCTACAGAGGATAACTATACGCTGGCCGATGTAAACAATCCCAATGTGAATTTTAATACCTGGAACCTGGATTTTGGCTATTCCTGGCAATTTGCACCCGGGAGTCAGTTAACAGCGCTGTACAGAAATTCGTTGTTTAATTCAAATTCCGAGTCGTCTGCTACCTATTTCGAAAGTCTGGAATCGTTGTTTAAACAACCCATCGAGCATGTGTTTTCGCTACGAATGGTCTACTACATAGATTACAACAACATCAAGAACATCTTTAAGAAAAACTCCTAG
- the msrA gene encoding peptide-methionine (S)-S-oxide reductase MsrA, which translates to MEENFEKIVLAGGCFWCTEAVFQRIEGVEEVISGYTGGNIKNPAYREICTGRTGHAEAIQITYNPTQVSLETLLEVFFATHDPTTLNRQGNDIGTQYRSAVFYANDIQKQKAADFIELLTKNRVFDKPIVTKLEPLTVFYEAEEDHQNYYNENKEQSYCQFIIAPKVEKIKKYYSEKLKTT; encoded by the coding sequence ATGGAAGAGAATTTTGAAAAAATAGTGCTTGCCGGAGGATGTTTTTGGTGTACCGAAGCTGTCTTTCAGCGGATTGAAGGTGTTGAAGAAGTAATTTCGGGCTACACAGGAGGAAACATTAAAAACCCTGCCTATCGTGAAATTTGCACGGGAAGAACCGGTCATGCAGAAGCAATTCAAATTACATACAATCCCACTCAAGTCTCTTTGGAAACTTTATTGGAGGTGTTTTTTGCAACTCATGATCCCACCACATTAAACCGACAAGGAAACGACATTGGTACACAATACAGAAGTGCTGTTTTTTATGCGAATGATATTCAGAAGCAAAAAGCAGCCGATTTTATAGAGCTCCTTACTAAAAACCGGGTGTTCGACAAGCCTATTGTAACAAAACTGGAGCCTTTAACGGTTTTTTACGAAGCCGAAGAAGACCATCAAAACTATTACAATGAGAATAAGGAGCAATCGTACTGTCAGTTTATCATTGCGCCAAAAGTTGAAAAAATAAAAAAATACTATTCAGAAAAACTAAAAACCACTTAA
- the folE gene encoding GTP cyclohydrolase I FolE, translating into MGSYSFFEEYNQEVTDSLKNNFSEILKGIGEDVKREGVLKTPERAAKAMQFLTSGHCQDPAEILRSAMFAESYHDMVIIKDIELYSLCEHHMLPFFGKAHIAYIPNGHIVGLSKIPRVVDVFARRLQVQERLTHDILECINDTLKPTGVAVVIEAAHMCMMMRGVQKQNSVTTTSGFRGQFEKIETRNEFLKLISSDLA; encoded by the coding sequence ATGGGATCCTATTCATTTTTTGAAGAATACAATCAAGAAGTCACAGACAGCTTAAAAAATAATTTTTCCGAAATTCTAAAAGGAATTGGCGAAGATGTTAAAAGAGAAGGAGTGCTAAAAACTCCCGAACGCGCTGCAAAAGCGATGCAATTTCTAACGTCGGGTCATTGTCAGGATCCTGCTGAAATATTGCGTAGCGCCATGTTTGCCGAAAGTTACCACGATATGGTAATTATAAAGGATATCGAACTGTATTCCCTGTGCGAACACCATATGTTACCATTTTTCGGGAAAGCCCATATTGCATATATTCCCAACGGACACATTGTTGGTCTTAGTAAAATCCCCAGAGTAGTGGATGTATTTGCCCGTAGGTTGCAGGTACAGGAACGCTTAACTCACGATATTCTCGAATGCATCAACGACACCTTAAAGCCAACAGGAGTTGCTGTTGTTATTGAAGCGGCTCATATGTGTATGATGATGCGCGGCGTTCAAAAACAGAACAGTGTGACTACAACTTCGGGATTTCGGGGACAATTCGAGAAAATTGAAACTCGCAACGAATTTCTAAAACTCATAAGCAGCGATCTCGCATAA
- a CDS encoding TonB-dependent receptor, whose protein sequence is MKINFLLLTVLFCTVNTIAQNTISGTVQSQTQEPISATIYIPQLEKGMVADFNGNYSISNIPDGTYTVIYSMLGYTTLSKKITLSENESHTEDIQLLESVVEMEEVIISTPFHKLQSDNVMKVERMSTDQIKATGAVSLAEGITNIAGVETISTGVGIGKPVIRGLSANRVLTYTQGVRLENQQFGGEHGLGVNDAGIESVEVIKGPASLLYGSDALGGVLYLNPERFAATGDFEADLNTTYYSNTVGTSSNFGAKTSSEKFKFLVRGAYVSHSDYKTGTGIRVTNTRFNEKDIKTGFGYQDTKLKSTLRYNYNRANIGIPEEIGVQTTAKTPLLPFQEIDNHIVSLDNTFFFTNSSLDAKMGYLFNDRSEFEETVDNAALRMQLNTFNYDVKYNFPQLGNFETIVGVQGMYQSNSNLGEEVLIPNATTTDFGILGTTHYHLEKIDFQAGLRLDIRKIDSEAAGTSGDDEYIAPLQQDFNSFNAAIGAKLDITENLVGRLNIASGFRAPNLAELTSNGVHEGTNRYEIGNPNLDNEQNIQTDLSLEFKNEHFEIAANGFYNALGNYIFISPTGETIEENPVFNYVQNDASLYGGEVGVHIHPHPLDWLHIESSFEMVRGELKDASNLPLLPANSLQNTLRIEFNDFRSIKTPYAFVGVKNTFKQDRISAFETESEGYNLVNLGAGLELVLKKLSIESGLTITNLLDTTYIAHLSRLKPDGIPNMGRNITFHLKVTL, encoded by the coding sequence ATGAAAATAAATTTCTTACTGTTGACGGTACTTTTTTGTACCGTTAACACCATTGCTCAGAATACAATTTCGGGCACAGTACAATCACAAACGCAAGAACCCATTTCGGCTACAATATATATTCCTCAATTGGAAAAGGGTATGGTAGCCGATTTCAACGGTAATTATTCCATCTCAAATATTCCGGACGGAACATACACTGTCATATACTCCATGCTGGGTTATACAACCCTTTCAAAAAAAATCACGCTTTCTGAAAATGAATCCCATACAGAGGACATTCAACTTCTTGAAAGTGTGGTAGAAATGGAAGAAGTTATCATATCTACACCTTTTCACAAACTGCAAAGCGACAATGTGATGAAGGTAGAAAGAATGAGCACCGATCAAATAAAGGCAACAGGTGCAGTTTCGCTGGCGGAAGGCATTACCAACATCGCTGGAGTTGAAACGATTAGCACCGGAGTTGGTATTGGAAAACCGGTGATACGCGGGCTCAGTGCTAACAGAGTACTAACTTATACGCAAGGAGTTCGCCTGGAGAATCAACAGTTTGGTGGCGAACACGGATTGGGTGTAAACGATGCCGGAATTGAAAGCGTCGAGGTTATTAAAGGTCCCGCTTCTCTGCTCTATGGCAGTGATGCCTTGGGAGGCGTATTATATCTCAATCCGGAACGATTCGCAGCCACCGGAGATTTTGAAGCCGATTTGAATACTACTTACTATTCAAACACAGTAGGTACTTCCAGTAATTTTGGAGCTAAAACTTCTTCCGAAAAGTTTAAATTTCTTGTGCGAGGAGCTTATGTTTCACATAGCGATTACAAAACAGGGACCGGGATTCGTGTAACAAATACACGTTTCAATGAAAAAGATATAAAGACCGGTTTTGGATATCAGGATACTAAGTTAAAATCTACATTAAGGTATAACTACAATCGGGCTAACATTGGGATTCCTGAAGAAATTGGAGTTCAAACTACGGCAAAAACACCACTATTACCTTTCCAGGAGATCGACAACCATATTGTTAGCCTGGACAACACCTTTTTCTTTACGAACTCAAGTTTAGATGCTAAGATGGGATATTTGTTTAATGATCGCAGTGAATTTGAAGAGACCGTAGATAATGCTGCCCTGCGCATGCAACTAAATACTTTTAACTACGATGTAAAATACAATTTTCCTCAGCTCGGTAATTTTGAAACAATAGTAGGGGTGCAGGGAATGTATCAATCCAATAGCAATTTGGGAGAAGAGGTTTTAATTCCCAATGCAACGACAACCGATTTCGGGATTTTGGGAACAACCCATTACCATCTGGAAAAAATAGATTTTCAAGCCGGCTTACGTTTAGACATTCGAAAGATTGACAGTGAAGCAGCAGGAACAAGTGGCGATGATGAGTACATAGCTCCTTTGCAGCAGGATTTTAATAGTTTTAATGCAGCAATTGGCGCCAAACTTGATATCACCGAAAATCTTGTGGGACGGCTCAATATTGCCAGCGGATTCAGAGCTCCTAACCTGGCCGAATTAACTTCAAATGGAGTTCATGAAGGCACAAATAGATATGAAATTGGGAATCCGAATTTAGACAACGAACAAAATATCCAAACCGATCTTTCTTTGGAGTTTAAAAACGAACATTTCGAAATTGCTGCCAACGGCTTTTACAACGCACTTGGCAACTATATTTTTATAAGCCCGACAGGTGAGACCATTGAAGAAAACCCGGTGTTCAATTATGTTCAGAACGATGCTTCGTTGTATGGCGGCGAGGTGGGTGTGCATATCCACCCGCATCCTCTGGATTGGTTACATATTGAAAGTAGTTTCGAAATGGTTCGTGGCGAACTGAAAGACGCATCTAATTTACCCTTGCTTCCGGCAAACTCACTTCAAAATACACTGCGAATTGAATTTAATGATTTCCGAAGCATAAAAACCCCTTACGCTTTTGTAGGTGTAAAAAACACATTTAAGCAAGATCGTATAAGTGCTTTTGAAACAGAAAGTGAAGGCTACAATTTGGTCAATTTGGGAGCGGGACTCGAACTGGTACTTAAAAAGTTATCCATTGAAAGCGGCTTGACAATAACAAACTTACTCGATACCACCTATATTGCTCATTTATCCCGGCTTAAACCGGATGGAATACCTAATATGGGAAGAAACATTACTTTTCATTTGAAGGTAACACTCTAA
- a CDS encoding DUF6787 family protein, producing MNKLKQRWNIHSNWQLFVVFLVFAITGSTAAKFAAPMTDFVGITREMGWFIYWPTRILIIFPLYQVLLVLFGWLFGEFSFFWDFEKKMLRSMRLGFLIKA from the coding sequence ATGAACAAATTAAAGCAGCGTTGGAACATTCATTCCAATTGGCAATTATTTGTAGTGTTTCTGGTATTTGCTATCACAGGTAGTACCGCAGCAAAGTTTGCCGCTCCCATGACCGATTTTGTTGGGATTACAAGAGAAATGGGCTGGTTTATTTATTGGCCAACCCGAATCCTGATTATTTTTCCGCTGTACCAAGTACTTTTGGTGCTTTTTGGTTGGTTGTTTGGAGAATTTTCTTTTTTTTGGGACTTCGAAAAGAAAATGTTGCGAAGTATGCGATTGGGTTTTTTGATAAAAGCGTAA
- a CDS encoding DUF6146 family protein, with protein sequence MKYLLAILIVALGIYSCESSKSSVEGVATTGTSDTLRIANDSLEYEILIIEPGFDSWLVTQPPKGFNGIGYLETRNYQYVLEYNNRVYNPSYSKTLYPQQIDYDPNIHYGLEVNYLLYNYFKYFEQKYKQKLR encoded by the coding sequence ATGAAATATTTACTCGCGATTTTAATTGTAGCTCTGGGGATTTACAGCTGTGAATCCAGTAAATCTTCCGTGGAAGGTGTTGCAACCACAGGGACCAGCGACACACTACGTATTGCAAATGATAGTTTGGAATACGAAATATTGATTATTGAGCCCGGCTTCGACTCTTGGCTTGTTACACAACCACCAAAGGGTTTTAACGGAATTGGATATTTGGAAACAAGAAATTATCAATATGTTCTGGAATACAATAACAGAGTATACAATCCCTCCTATTCCAAAACTTTATATCCGCAGCAAATAGATTATGATCCAAATATTCATTACGGCCTGGAAGTAAACTATCTATTGTACAACTACTTCAAATATTTTGAACAAAAATACAAGCAGAAGCTTAGATGA
- a CDS encoding D-2-hydroxyacid dehydrogenase has protein sequence MKVLANDGISQTGVAALQAAGFEVITVKVAQEQIINYINQHQVDVVLVRSATQIRKDVIDACPSLKIIGRGGVGMDNIDVAYAKEKGLYVINTPAASSASVAELVFAHLFTGVRFLHDANRTMPLDGDSRFNDLKKAYAKGSELRGKTIGIIGFGRIGKEVAKIALGCGMKVIASDSHVGEADITLDFYDGQQVTLKIKTEPVSELIKHSDFITLHVPAQKGYVIGKNEIAQMKSGAGIINAARGGVIDEVALVEALDSGKLSFAGLDTFEEEPTPAIKVLMNDKISLSPHIGAATEEAQDRIGTELAEQIVAILKPV, from the coding sequence ATGAAAGTATTAGCCAACGACGGAATTTCACAAACAGGTGTAGCAGCATTGCAGGCCGCAGGATTTGAGGTAATAACCGTTAAAGTAGCGCAGGAACAAATTATTAATTATATCAACCAGCATCAGGTAGATGTTGTATTGGTGCGTAGTGCTACGCAAATTCGAAAAGATGTGATAGATGCTTGTCCGAGTTTAAAAATCATTGGACGTGGTGGTGTAGGGATGGATAATATTGATGTTGCCTATGCAAAAGAGAAAGGATTGTACGTAATAAATACCCCTGCCGCCTCTTCTGCGTCGGTAGCCGAATTGGTGTTTGCTCACCTATTCACCGGTGTAAGATTCCTTCACGATGCAAACCGTACAATGCCACTCGATGGCGACAGCCGCTTCAACGATCTTAAGAAGGCATATGCAAAAGGTAGTGAATTACGTGGCAAAACGATTGGAATTATTGGTTTCGGACGTATTGGTAAGGAGGTTGCTAAAATCGCATTGGGCTGTGGTATGAAAGTGATAGCGAGTGATAGTCATGTTGGCGAGGCAGATATTACTTTAGACTTCTATGACGGCCAGCAAGTAACATTGAAGATTAAAACAGAACCAGTTTCAGAATTGATCAAGCATAGCGACTTTATTACACTTCATGTTCCTGCACAAAAGGGATATGTAATTGGCAAAAACGAAATTGCACAAATGAAATCCGGTGCAGGAATTATCAACGCTGCACGTGGTGGCGTAATTGATGAAGTAGCTCTTGTTGAGGCTTTGGATAGCGGAAAACTATCTTTTGCAGGTTTAGATACTTTTGAAGAAGAACCTACTCCCGCCATTAAAGTGTTAATGAACGATAAAATATCCTTAAGTCCGCATATCGGAGCAGCTACCGAAGAAGCACAAGACCGCATTGGTACTGAACTGGCCGAGCAGATTGTAGCCATATTGAAACCGGTGTAG
- the serC gene encoding 3-phosphoserine/phosphohydroxythreonine transaminase: MKKHNFSAGPCILPQSVLKKASEAVLNFNGLDLSLVEISHRSKDFVDVMENARELALEHLGLQDKGYKALFLQGGASLEFLMVAYNLLEKKAAYLNTGTWSDKAIKEAKLVGDIVEVASSKEQNFNYIPKNYTIPSGVDYFHCTSNNTIFGTQLQSFPETDALLVCDMSSDIFSRQLDFSKFDLIYAGAQKNMGAAGTTLVVVKEEILGKVSRTIPSMLDYKVHISKDSMYNTPAVFPVYVSMLTLEWLKDQGGISEIEKINNAKAKLLYTEIDRNPLFKGFVANAEDRSKMNATFNLTNTNDKDRFEALVKAAGINGLNGHRSVGGYRASMYNALPLESVKVLVDVMQELENKG, from the coding sequence ATGAAAAAACATAATTTTAGTGCCGGACCTTGTATTTTACCTCAATCGGTGTTAAAAAAAGCTTCCGAAGCCGTACTTAATTTTAACGGACTTGATTTGTCCTTAGTAGAAATTTCACACAGAAGTAAGGATTTTGTAGATGTAATGGAAAATGCGAGGGAACTCGCCTTAGAGCATCTTGGACTTCAAGACAAAGGCTACAAAGCGTTGTTTTTGCAAGGAGGCGCGAGTCTTGAGTTTTTGATGGTGGCTTACAATTTACTGGAGAAAAAAGCCGCATATTTAAATACCGGGACCTGGTCTGATAAGGCAATTAAAGAAGCTAAATTAGTTGGAGATATTGTTGAAGTAGCCTCCTCTAAAGAGCAAAATTTCAATTATATACCTAAAAATTATACTATCCCTTCAGGGGTAGACTATTTTCATTGTACTAGTAACAATACCATCTTTGGGACACAGCTTCAATCGTTTCCCGAAACTGACGCATTACTCGTTTGTGATATGAGTAGCGACATCTTTTCAAGACAATTGGATTTTTCGAAATTCGATCTAATATATGCAGGAGCACAAAAGAATATGGGTGCGGCCGGAACAACTTTGGTTGTTGTTAAGGAAGAAATTTTAGGCAAGGTATCCCGCACTATTCCTTCAATGCTGGATTATAAGGTTCATATAAGCAAAGACAGCATGTACAATACTCCTGCGGTTTTTCCGGTCTATGTTTCTATGCTAACGCTAGAGTGGCTGAAAGACCAGGGAGGTATTTCGGAAATTGAAAAAATTAATAACGCAAAAGCAAAGCTTTTATATACTGAAATTGATCGAAACCCTTTATTTAAAGGATTTGTGGCTAATGCCGAAGACCGATCCAAAATGAACGCAACCTTCAATTTAACCAACACAAATGACAAAGATCGTTTTGAGGCCTTGGTGAAAGCTGCAGGTATCAACGGCTTAAACGGTCATAGAAGTGTGGGCGGATACAGAGCCTCCATGTACAATGCATTGCCGTTGGAAAGCGTTAAGGTATTGGTAGATGTTATGCAGGAGCTTGAAAACAAAGGATAG